One window of Chloroflexus aggregans DSM 9485 genomic DNA carries:
- a CDS encoding serine/threonine-protein kinase — translation MSSISGRRIGRYELIEELGRGGMARVYRARDTQLQRIVALKVLAAQLSMDAEFIKRFEREARTAANLRHPNIVTVYDIGEEQGLHYIAMEYVDGLPLHTILERYGALGLGYAIAILEPVANALDYAHQAGAVHRDVKPHNILIDRNGRVVLTDFGIAQTPEADEQRLTRTGVFMGTPEYISPEQAEARRVDGRSDLYSLAVVAYEIIAGRVPFSGATPQLIVAHAQLPPPPISSIVPDLPTDLDLVLTRALAKRPERRFQTGNAFVTALRDIAEHNGIKPATPSELAALVVPPQAQPTVPASPMQLASRDGTPSPPRVPVSAGVVRNRPATPDGAAQRPPPKIPPVTATPPAQPPDLLQSDTPARAYSPNTVATVDRADQLPFLIIGGLLLVIVAAVIAFVARAFNDDNRPTPNPTGIVLPSPTLAIPLPTATATFTVVPTVPPTETPSPTDTPSPVPPSPVPPSAPSPTTMPTPTETATATATPTETTTPTVTPTETTTPTVTPTETTTPTVTPTETTTPTVTPTETTTPTVTPTETTTPTVTPTETTTSTSTLNVTATLTPTETVTPSPTDLPTPLPVTPINP, via the coding sequence GTGAGTAGTATCAGCGGGCGGCGAATCGGTCGGTACGAATTGATCGAGGAGCTTGGCCGTGGTGGTATGGCACGAGTGTATCGTGCTCGTGATACCCAACTGCAACGGATCGTTGCTCTCAAAGTACTGGCCGCACAACTGAGTATGGACGCAGAGTTCATCAAGCGCTTCGAGCGTGAGGCAAGGACTGCTGCAAATCTGCGGCACCCGAATATTGTTACCGTATACGACATTGGCGAGGAGCAGGGTTTACACTACATCGCAATGGAGTATGTCGATGGCTTACCCCTACACACTATTCTCGAACGCTATGGCGCGCTGGGGCTTGGGTATGCCATCGCGATCCTCGAACCGGTAGCCAACGCGCTCGATTATGCCCATCAAGCCGGTGCCGTTCACCGTGATGTGAAGCCGCATAATATTTTGATTGACCGCAATGGGCGAGTGGTCTTAACCGATTTTGGTATTGCCCAGACCCCAGAGGCGGATGAGCAGCGGCTAACCCGTACCGGTGTGTTTATGGGTACACCGGAATATATCTCCCCTGAACAAGCCGAGGCCCGCCGCGTTGATGGTCGTAGTGATCTGTACTCACTGGCCGTGGTCGCCTATGAGATTATTGCCGGGCGTGTGCCGTTTAGCGGTGCGACACCGCAGTTGATCGTCGCTCATGCCCAGCTACCGCCACCACCAATCTCCTCAATTGTACCCGACCTACCGACCGATCTCGATTTGGTGCTCACCCGTGCATTAGCAAAACGTCCAGAACGGCGATTTCAGACCGGTAACGCTTTCGTGACGGCATTGCGCGATATTGCCGAACATAACGGGATCAAACCGGCCACTCCCTCTGAATTGGCGGCACTCGTTGTGCCACCTCAGGCCCAACCAACCGTACCGGCGTCGCCGATGCAGTTAGCAAGCCGTGATGGCACACCATCACCACCGCGCGTACCGGTATCCGCCGGGGTGGTACGTAATCGGCCTGCAACACCGGACGGCGCCGCACAACGTCCACCCCCCAAAATCCCACCGGTCACGGCAACACCCCCTGCCCAACCACCCGATCTGCTGCAAAGTGATACTCCGGCTCGCGCGTATAGCCCGAATACCGTTGCAACCGTTGATCGAGCCGATCAATTGCCGTTTCTGATCATCGGAGGCCTGCTGTTAGTGATCGTTGCGGCCGTGATTGCATTCGTTGCCCGGGCATTTAACGACGATAACCGGCCCACCCCGAATCCGACCGGCATAGTTCTGCCATCACCAACTCTGGCTATCCCGTTACCAACGGCGACGGCAACGTTTACCGTCGTACCTACTGTACCTCCGACTGAAACACCGTCACCAACTGATACACCGTCGCCGGTCCCTCCATCACCGGTACCGCCATCGGCACCAAGTCCTACAACTATGCCAACACCGACCGAGACGGCAACGGCTACCGCAACACCGACCGAGACGACTACGCCAACGGTAACACCGACCGAGACGACTACGCCAACGGTAACACCGACCGAGACGACTACGCCAACGGTAACACCGACCGAGACGACTACGCCAACGGTAACACCGACCGAGACGACTACGCCAACGGTAACACCGACCGAGACGACTACGCCAACGGTAACACCGACCGAGACGACTACATCGACATCGACACTTAACGTTACGGCAACGCTTACACCAACCGAAACGGTGACACCATCGCCAACCGATCTCCCTACACCTCTACCGGTCACGCCAATAAATCCGTAG
- a CDS encoding 1,4-alpha-glucan branching protein domain-containing protein — protein MPIAFVIEVHTPYVRHPGRHPIGEERLHTVIAQLLIPLLDLLGELQRHHLPITITLACSPIALEQWLDPIVSKHFGQWLEDRVTYHQAELNRFEAEGNRHGAYLARFYLDWDRQLLRTFTTRYRRNLVGRLQELTLAEIVVPLCLPASHAILPLLSRESMVRAQLEHGLLYISRHLKRPEGLWLPNRAWRPGIEQIALELDLRYVLVEPTSVASGSLPGWIVPRRLAAIGIDDALAHHVNSVELGYPGDPLYRNPDDPTGYTANGTHTPQPYDPYDALRRAQEHANHFVEQLLHRIQQLPAEAVVVVPIDTRLWGSRWFEAPTWFQAVLTRCATDTRLRLTHPGTALTDLRVSDVVTLRPDLAISNKHGRRQNIVSQRYWQALADAEQRFADLVATYPSAEGLRERVLTQAARELFLAEQSDWIDAPHELGWQRHLDRFEQLLILARQESLSATDLFTLEQIETYDAIFPVLNYRLFGRG, from the coding sequence ATGCCAATAGCATTTGTGATCGAGGTTCATACACCGTATGTGCGCCATCCCGGACGGCATCCGATTGGTGAGGAGCGCTTACATACCGTCATTGCGCAGTTGTTGATACCGTTACTCGATCTGCTCGGCGAATTGCAACGTCACCACCTCCCGATCACAATCACCCTCGCCTGTTCGCCAATTGCATTAGAACAGTGGCTTGATCCGATTGTGAGTAAGCATTTCGGGCAATGGTTAGAGGATCGTGTTACGTATCATCAAGCTGAGTTGAACCGTTTTGAAGCGGAAGGCAACCGTCATGGAGCCTACTTAGCCCGGTTTTACCTCGATTGGGATCGTCAACTCCTACGCACGTTCACGACTCGATACCGCCGGAATCTGGTAGGGCGGCTGCAAGAACTCACCCTTGCCGAAATCGTCGTCCCGCTCTGTTTGCCGGCCAGCCATGCGATTCTGCCTCTTTTGAGTCGTGAGAGTATGGTGCGCGCACAACTCGAACACGGTTTATTGTACATTTCGCGCCATCTAAAACGACCGGAAGGCCTGTGGTTACCCAACCGTGCCTGGCGACCGGGGATCGAGCAAATTGCCCTCGAACTCGATCTGCGTTACGTGTTGGTTGAGCCGACGAGTGTCGCATCGGGATCATTACCCGGCTGGATCGTGCCGCGCCGGCTGGCGGCAATTGGGATTGACGATGCGCTGGCCCACCATGTGAATTCCGTCGAGCTGGGCTATCCCGGTGACCCGCTCTATCGCAATCCCGACGATCCTACCGGCTATACTGCGAACGGTACACATACGCCACAGCCCTATGATCCATATGATGCGCTCCGTCGTGCGCAAGAACATGCCAACCATTTTGTCGAACAACTGCTACACCGCATCCAACAACTGCCTGCGGAAGCGGTTGTTGTAGTCCCGATTGATACACGCTTGTGGGGAAGCAGATGGTTTGAGGCACCAACTTGGTTCCAGGCCGTCTTGACCCGTTGTGCCACAGATACCCGCTTACGCCTAACGCATCCAGGAACGGCGTTGACCGATTTGCGGGTAAGTGACGTGGTGACGTTACGCCCCGATCTCGCGATCTCCAATAAGCACGGACGCCGGCAGAATATCGTTTCACAGCGGTATTGGCAAGCGCTGGCCGATGCCGAACAGCGCTTCGCCGATTTGGTCGCTACCTACCCATCTGCGGAGGGTCTCCGCGAGCGTGTACTGACGCAGGCTGCCCGCGAGCTTTTCCTTGCCGAACAAAGTGATTGGATCGATGCACCACACGAGTTGGGCTGGCAACGCCACCTTGATCGCTTTGAGCAGTTGTTGATCCTTGCGCGCCAAGAGTCGCTCAGCGCGACCGATCTCTTCACCCTCGAACAAATCGAGACCTACGATGCGATCTTTCCGGTGCTTAATTATCGTTTGTTTGGACGAGGGTGA
- a CDS encoding winged helix-turn-helix domain-containing protein encodes MMQSASAPQLIVKRGNGDYREIVWDRPIITVGRDAANDIIIDHPLASRRHARFEQTEEGFFVRDLDSTNGTFLNQERVIGTRGLHHADQILIADTVIIFNDPAATMKGVLDPTLLRAVRAEIRIDEPTKSVYIRGELLTPPLTVKEFQLLALLYRRQGEVVSKEEIANHVWDYAIFDYNAIDALVYRLRQRIEPDPSRPRYLITQRGFGYKLVVAPEVE; translated from the coding sequence ATGATGCAATCCGCTTCCGCTCCACAACTGATTGTCAAACGCGGTAACGGTGATTACCGCGAAATTGTCTGGGATCGACCGATTATCACTGTTGGTCGCGATGCAGCCAACGATATTATTATCGATCACCCGCTCGCTTCGCGACGGCATGCACGGTTTGAACAGACAGAGGAAGGATTTTTTGTGCGTGATCTCGATAGCACAAATGGTACGTTTCTTAATCAAGAACGGGTGATCGGTACCCGCGGCCTCCACCATGCCGATCAAATTCTGATCGCCGATACCGTGATCATCTTCAACGATCCGGCGGCTACCATGAAAGGCGTGCTCGATCCTACCCTCTTACGTGCCGTGCGTGCCGAAATCCGAATTGATGAACCGACCAAATCGGTCTATATCCGCGGTGAGCTATTGACCCCACCACTGACGGTGAAAGAGTTTCAATTGTTGGCGTTACTCTATCGCCGACAGGGGGAAGTGGTCAGCAAGGAAGAGATTGCCAATCACGTTTGGGATTACGCGATCTTTGATTACAATGCAATTGATGCACTTGTGTACCGATTGCGCCAGCGTATCGAACCTGATCCATCGCGTCCACGGTATTTGATTACGCAGCGTGGATTTGGGTATAAGCTTGTGGTGGCGCCTGAGGTTGAGTAG
- a CDS encoding protein kinase domain-containing protein: MAMTINKPTFTNLPRTFGQYDIDHLIGRGESSQVFRAHHRYIPEHKVALKVLLSQETARIQRFTQEASIAARLRHPHISRLIDYGVQNPFHYTVFEYINGNSLRDLVKSKEHRLPPDKVLRYFQQIADALDYAHSLNIVHRDVAPGNILIDSDAENAYVIDFGIARDPDQSLTSTGMVMGTTGFIAPECMISANNATHLSDIFSLGVALFFMLTGELPWYEVPKMVDSSLTVFQRVRTLAEAGVKLPGEVDRIIRVLLALDPSHRYAHAGIAAAELEAVLGPHFSQTQIVTGTTSVQPIRKTKQIVLIEPNEVEQALSGLLVHEPLERALERARMLDEVRISQLLDQWSQERPLRLPLLGRLVRIHEIKHYNVFFFHLRLLIEQRRDAGVTEEPDTNQKPIPLQPEYDRWQIELPSPKEFTHEQGKPMVVPGSERVINCPNCNGLGIIVCQKCKGARRITIEERDSAQSATDDRSTSSNTPVVRQRVISCPTCEGRGKIPCERCKSIGRLLQRKLMEWSRWPKFDRAQNDLPEVDENWLHRTCREELVYRKRENRIPTEWLQITEVKAMIERQQRELDQDSRIVMAELQINFIPLTEIEFDLGNPAQPYQLAIYGFENLIPSDWRFLHWERILFSAGIGLLSFFLVISLVFLAM; encoded by the coding sequence ATGGCTATGACGATAAATAAACCGACCTTTACCAATCTGCCGCGCACATTTGGGCAATATGACATCGACCACCTCATCGGGCGCGGCGAATCGAGTCAAGTGTTTCGCGCTCATCATCGCTATATCCCTGAGCATAAAGTTGCGCTGAAAGTGCTCTTGAGTCAAGAGACGGCGCGTATCCAACGTTTTACCCAAGAGGCGAGTATTGCTGCTCGCCTTCGTCATCCCCATATCTCACGCCTGATCGATTACGGTGTACAGAATCCGTTTCACTATACGGTGTTTGAATATATTAACGGTAACTCGTTACGCGATTTGGTGAAAAGTAAAGAACATCGTTTACCGCCCGATAAGGTGTTGCGCTATTTCCAGCAAATTGCCGATGCGCTTGATTATGCGCATAGTCTCAATATTGTGCATCGTGATGTAGCACCGGGTAATATTTTGATCGATAGTGATGCAGAAAATGCTTATGTGATCGATTTTGGCATTGCTCGTGATCCCGATCAATCGCTCACCTCAACCGGAATGGTGATGGGTACAACCGGTTTTATTGCTCCTGAATGCATGATTTCTGCAAATAATGCGACTCATCTATCCGATATTTTTAGCCTGGGTGTTGCTTTATTTTTTATGCTGACCGGTGAATTGCCGTGGTATGAAGTGCCAAAAATGGTTGATTCATCGCTCACAGTGTTTCAACGGGTGCGCACGTTGGCCGAGGCTGGGGTTAAGTTACCCGGAGAAGTTGACCGGATTATTCGGGTATTGCTGGCGCTTGATCCATCACATCGCTATGCACACGCCGGTATAGCGGCTGCTGAGTTGGAAGCGGTGCTCGGCCCCCATTTCTCACAAACTCAGATCGTTACCGGAACAACGTCCGTACAGCCGATTCGCAAGACGAAACAGATCGTTCTCATCGAGCCAAACGAAGTAGAGCAAGCGTTGAGTGGTTTACTCGTTCATGAACCGCTTGAACGCGCGCTTGAACGGGCACGTATGCTCGATGAGGTCCGCATTAGCCAGTTGCTCGATCAGTGGTCGCAAGAGCGTCCGTTACGCTTGCCATTGCTTGGCCGTTTGGTCCGGATTCATGAAATCAAACACTACAATGTGTTCTTTTTCCATCTTCGCTTGCTCATCGAGCAACGCCGTGACGCCGGAGTGACCGAAGAACCCGATACCAACCAAAAACCAATACCACTTCAGCCTGAGTACGATCGCTGGCAGATTGAATTGCCGTCGCCAAAAGAGTTTACGCACGAACAGGGAAAACCTATGGTCGTACCCGGTTCGGAACGGGTGATCAATTGTCCGAATTGTAACGGGCTTGGCATTATCGTTTGCCAAAAGTGTAAAGGTGCCAGGCGGATAACCATCGAGGAGCGTGATTCTGCACAATCGGCAACCGATGATCGGTCCACGTCATCGAACACACCGGTAGTACGCCAACGGGTGATTTCTTGTCCCACATGCGAGGGCCGCGGTAAGATACCCTGCGAACGGTGCAAAAGTATCGGACGGTTGCTGCAACGTAAGCTGATGGAATGGTCGCGTTGGCCAAAGTTCGATCGGGCGCAGAACGACTTACCTGAGGTTGATGAAAATTGGCTACACCGCACTTGCCGCGAGGAATTGGTCTATCGCAAACGAGAAAACCGCATTCCCACAGAGTGGTTGCAGATCACCGAAGTCAAAGCGATGATCGAACGTCAACAGCGCGAGCTTGATCAGGATAGCCGAATTGTTATGGCCGAATTACAGATCAATTTTATTCCGCTCACCGAGATTGAGTTCGATCTCGGCAATCCAGCACAACCGTACCAATTGGCGATCTA
- the aroA gene encoding 3-phosphoshikimate 1-carboxyvinyltransferase: MTEITLTAPKRLRGVIQVPGDKSISHRSVLLNAIATGSAHITNFLPGADCLSSVACVRSLGVTVEQPHERELIIHGVGLGGLRESTDVLDCGNSGTTLRLLAGILSGQPFFSVLSGDSSLRSRPQRRVVGPLRAMGAQIDGRADGDRAPLAIRGSTLRGGQYELTIASAQVKSALLLAALYADGPLTLGGRIDSRDHTERMLAAMGVEITVSPDRITLHPPTAATAPVALSLRVPGDPSSAAFWWVAAAIHPDAELVTPGVCLNPTRTGALDVLRAMGAEIEIMNERLEGSELVGDVVVRSSVLRGTTIAGSLIPRLIDEIPVLAVAAACADGETVIRDAQELRAKETDRITTVAAGLSALGVTVEPTIDGMVITGKPDQLTGATLHSYHDHRLAMAWAVAALVARGETTIVEPAAVVISYPDFWQTLAAIQEDV, from the coding sequence ATGACGGAGATAACGTTAACCGCACCCAAGCGTTTGCGCGGAGTTATTCAGGTACCGGGAGATAAATCGATCTCACACCGATCGGTGTTGCTGAACGCGATTGCTACCGGCAGTGCTCACATTACGAACTTTTTACCCGGTGCCGATTGTCTTTCCTCGGTAGCCTGTGTGCGAAGCCTAGGCGTAACGGTCGAGCAGCCTCATGAGCGTGAATTGATTATCCACGGTGTTGGTCTGGGTGGATTACGTGAATCAACCGATGTGCTCGACTGTGGTAATTCCGGTACTACGCTGCGTCTGCTGGCCGGCATACTGTCCGGTCAGCCGTTTTTTAGTGTCTTGAGCGGTGATTCATCGTTGCGTTCGCGTCCGCAGCGGCGGGTTGTTGGGCCACTGCGTGCAATGGGTGCGCAGATCGATGGGCGCGCCGACGGCGACCGGGCACCGCTGGCAATTCGCGGTAGTACGCTACGTGGTGGTCAGTACGAATTGACTATCGCGTCCGCCCAGGTGAAATCTGCTCTCTTGTTGGCTGCACTGTATGCCGATGGCCCACTGACGCTCGGTGGACGGATCGATTCGCGCGATCATACCGAGCGGATGCTTGCGGCAATGGGGGTGGAGATAACCGTATCGCCTGACCGGATTACCCTGCATCCGCCGACAGCAGCAACTGCCCCGGTCGCTCTTTCCCTGCGGGTCCCCGGTGATCCCTCCTCGGCAGCGTTTTGGTGGGTAGCTGCTGCGATCCATCCCGATGCCGAACTTGTCACTCCTGGCGTCTGTCTCAACCCGACCCGTACCGGTGCCCTTGATGTGCTGCGGGCGATGGGGGCTGAGATTGAAATAATGAACGAGCGGTTGGAAGGGAGTGAGTTGGTCGGCGATGTCGTCGTCCGCTCTTCGGTGTTGCGGGGGACAACCATCGCCGGCTCTCTGATCCCTCGTCTGATTGATGAAATTCCGGTGCTAGCCGTCGCTGCTGCCTGTGCCGATGGTGAAACGGTTATTCGTGATGCGCAAGAATTGCGCGCTAAAGAGACCGATCGGATCACCACCGTGGCTGCCGGGCTGAGTGCGTTGGGGGTTACCGTCGAACCAACGATTGATGGTATGGTGATCACCGGTAAACCCGATCAACTCACCGGTGCTACTTTGCACAGCTATCACGACCATCGCCTGGCAATGGCATGGGCCGTTGCCGCCCTTGTCGCTCGTGGTGAAACAACCATTGTTGAACCGGCAGCAGTGGTGATCAGCTATCCCGATTTCTGGCAGACTCTCGCCGCGATCCAGGAGGACGTATGA
- the galE gene encoding UDP-glucose 4-epimerase GalE, with amino-acid sequence MKILVTGGAGYIGSITSAELIRAGHEVIVIDNLYQGHRAAVPPEAVFIEADLADRKTLSEIFAAYPGIDGIMHFASYTLVGESMEKPFLYLRDNLTNAANLLEAAIAAGVRRFILSSTANLFDRPERIPIAEHERIVPGSPYGESKFFIERTLHWMARIYGMRYACLRYFNACGDTPDRGEDHDPETHLIPIVLQVALGQRPHVTIFGDDYPTRDGTCVRDYIHVLDLASAHILAMEALDRLGERRYNLGNGQGFTVREVIETARKVTGHPIPAVVGPRRPGDPAVLVASSDTIRAELGWQPQYPDLETIIASAWEWHRTHPYGYDDK; translated from the coding sequence ATGAAGATTTTAGTTACCGGCGGTGCCGGCTACATCGGGAGTATCACCAGCGCCGAACTGATCCGAGCCGGTCATGAAGTGATTGTGATCGATAATCTGTATCAAGGTCATCGGGCGGCTGTGCCCCCAGAAGCCGTCTTCATCGAAGCTGATTTGGCCGACCGTAAAACGCTGAGCGAGATCTTTGCCGCCTACCCCGGTATCGACGGCATTATGCATTTCGCCTCGTACACGCTGGTCGGCGAGAGTATGGAGAAGCCATTTCTCTATCTACGGGATAATCTGACGAATGCAGCAAATCTGCTTGAGGCTGCCATTGCTGCCGGTGTCCGTCGGTTTATCCTTTCGTCTACGGCCAATCTGTTCGATCGGCCAGAACGTATTCCCATTGCCGAGCACGAACGGATCGTGCCCGGTTCGCCTTACGGTGAGTCGAAGTTTTTCATCGAGCGCACGTTACACTGGATGGCCCGTATTTATGGCATGCGCTACGCTTGTTTGCGTTACTTCAACGCTTGTGGCGATACTCCTGATCGAGGTGAAGATCACGACCCCGAAACCCACCTGATCCCGATTGTGTTGCAAGTTGCACTTGGTCAGCGTCCGCACGTTACTATCTTTGGCGACGATTATCCGACCCGTGATGGTACGTGTGTTCGCGACTATATCCACGTGCTCGACTTGGCGAGTGCCCACATTTTGGCAATGGAAGCGCTCGACCGTCTGGGTGAGCGTCGCTATAACTTGGGGAATGGTCAAGGGTTTACGGTACGTGAGGTGATTGAGACTGCACGTAAAGTGACCGGCCATCCGATTCCGGCAGTGGTTGGTCCGCGTCGGCCCGGCGATCCGGCAGTGTTGGTTGCTTCATCAGACACAATACGGGCTGAACTAGGTTGGCAACCACAGTATCCTGACCTTGAGACGATCATTGCCTCGGCTTGGGAATGGCATCGGACGCATCCATATGGCTATGACGATAAATAA